In a genomic window of Nitrospirota bacterium:
- a CDS encoding radical SAM protein, translated as MTIKSFIKMFRHFLNLKPTSGQIINAMKYSSHYFTNSFPYYLNYNPISVGFYITYKCNIKCPHCFSTAINKKEYLQETMSLEEFESIVTHRNLIDTFRVSFVGGEPLLHPDLFKMIELCTRHQKLTMFPSNGLVVNERLDEFKKTSLTTIQISLYDNYIEKQMKNAALIRKANPGIEVSLSRIVTKERESYLFMEEVIKMAKGLGLENICFQNFVAKDKTHSHLSIYEEDEDVLQYLKEIKSKYGREFNILFPAPLSKNAGWRFCYDFYTVVFVRKGGVITPCSTVVPPYKMPQTIYDDNFWNTKSFLDLRKNHNSTPPFDSLCDFCYKSARYTRAFI; from the coding sequence ATGACAATAAAATCTTTTATAAAGATGTTCAGGCATTTTTTAAATTTGAAACCTACAAGTGGACAGATAATCAATGCAATGAAGTATTCATCGCATTATTTCACCAATTCTTTTCCATACTATTTGAATTACAATCCTATCAGCGTAGGCTTTTATATTACGTATAAGTGTAACATTAAATGCCCTCACTGCTTTAGCACTGCTATAAACAAGAAAGAGTATCTTCAGGAAACGATGTCTTTGGAGGAGTTTGAAAGCATCGTAACCCATAGAAACCTTATAGATACCTTCAGAGTGTCGTTTGTTGGAGGGGAGCCTCTTTTGCATCCTGATTTGTTCAAGATGATCGAATTATGTACAAGGCATCAAAAGTTAACCATGTTTCCATCTAACGGCCTTGTTGTCAATGAACGGCTGGATGAGTTTAAAAAAACCTCTCTTACAACAATACAGATAAGTTTATATGACAATTATATTGAAAAACAGATGAAAAATGCCGCTCTGATAAGAAAAGCAAATCCAGGCATCGAGGTCTCTCTATCCAGAATTGTGACGAAAGAAAGGGAGTCGTATTTATTTATGGAAGAGGTTATAAAGATGGCAAAAGGCCTTGGTCTGGAAAATATATGTTTTCAAAACTTTGTAGCAAAAGACAAAACCCATTCCCATCTATCAATTTACGAGGAGGATGAGGATGTATTGCAGTATCTGAAGGAGATAAAGTCGAAATATGGACGGGAGTTTAATATATTGTTTCCGGCTCCACTAAGTAAGAATGCCGGATGGCGGTTTTGCTACGACTTCTATACAGTTGTATTTGTGAGAAAGGGGGGAGTAATAACGCCGTGCAGCACTGTAGTGCCGCCGTATAAGATGCCTCAGACCATATATGATGATAATTTCTGGAATACTAAATCTTTCTTAGACCTCAGAAAAAACCATAACAGCACACCTCCATTTGACTCTTTGTGTGACTTCTGTTATAAAAGTGCCCGCTACACAAGAGCTTTTATATAA
- a CDS encoding NAD-dependent epimerase/dehydratase family protein, which translates to MDDKGCNNVLITGGAGFIGSYVCKLILGLGYQPVVLDAFIQYISPFESSYQKYLEYRFKDTKSRIIFERGDTRDKNDVRRLMSLYKPQYIIHLAALPIADLSYTHPQEAISSIINATVNILDTINEHNFVKRFVYISSSMVYGDFKEIPAPEDHPKSPKDIYGGTKLAGEILTETYSRRFGIKYTIIRPSAVYGPTDVNRRVSQVFIENAMKGEKLIVHGGGENILDFTYVEDIAQGIVKATFSPGGENQIFNITRGQGRSLLEYAELLRKYFPKLEIQTKPFIVYRPKRGALSIKKAQELTGYSPMYCLEDGLDHYIDFMRELEDCK; encoded by the coding sequence ATGGATGATAAAGGGTGTAATAATGTTTTAATAACCGGAGGGGCTGGTTTTATTGGCTCTTACGTGTGTAAGTTGATCCTGGGGCTTGGCTACCAGCCGGTGGTGCTGGATGCCTTCATACAGTACATCTCCCCGTTTGAAAGCAGCTATCAGAAGTATCTTGAATACAGGTTTAAGGACACTAAAAGCAGGATAATATTTGAGCGCGGCGATACCAGGGATAAAAACGACGTAAGAAGGTTAATGTCCCTCTATAAGCCGCAGTATATAATACATCTGGCGGCACTTCCGATAGCCGACCTTAGCTACACCCATCCCCAGGAGGCAATAAGCAGCATAATAAACGCTACCGTCAACATTCTGGACACTATAAATGAGCATAACTTTGTTAAAAGATTTGTCTATATATCGTCAAGCATGGTATATGGGGATTTTAAGGAGATTCCTGCCCCTGAGGACCATCCTAAGAGCCCAAAAGATATCTATGGCGGGACAAAACTTGCCGGCGAAATTCTGACAGAGACCTACAGCCGCCGCTTTGGTATAAAATACACGATAATAAGGCCATCTGCTGTCTATGGCCCCACGGATGTTAACCGGCGGGTAAGCCAGGTGTTTATCGAAAACGCTATGAAAGGCGAAAAACTCATCGTTCACGGCGGAGGGGAAAACATTTTGGATTTCACGTATGTCGAGGACATTGCCCAGGGGATAGTTAAGGCCACATTTTCACCGGGCGGAGAAAATCAAATCTTTAATATAACCAGAGGGCAAGGTCGTTCCCTGTTAGAGTATGCCGAGCTTCTAAGAAAATATTTTCCGAAGCTTGAGATACAAACGAAGCCGTTTATAGTTTACAGGCCTAAGAGGGGAGCTCTTTCTATAAAAAAAGCGCAGGAGTTAACCGGTTACTCTCCCATGTATTGTCTTGAGGATGGACTGGATCACTATATAGATTTTATGAGAGAGCTTGAGGATTGTAAGTGA
- a CDS encoding AAA family ATPase produces MIVTIGGIKGGSGKTTVATNLAIMRATHGHDVLLVDADDQETATDFTTLRNERRDGGAGYTCIKLTGIAVRNEIKRLLHKYNDIVIDTGGRDTTSQRAALTVADVLLVPFVPRSFDVWTLEKVSDLVDEIRSVNSTLRAFAFLNRADSRGQDNNEARSVLQESNSLQFLDTPLMARKAFSNAAALGLAVPELHPSDDKAIDEITILFRYLYDIK; encoded by the coding sequence ATGATAGTAACTATTGGCGGAATAAAGGGCGGTAGCGGTAAAACAACTGTCGCAACTAATTTAGCCATTATGCGCGCAACACATGGGCATGATGTGCTTTTAGTGGATGCTGATGATCAGGAGACTGCAACCGATTTTACCACCTTAAGGAATGAGAGACGGGATGGGGGTGCAGGATACACTTGCATTAAACTAACCGGAATTGCTGTGCGCAACGAGATTAAACGCTTACTTCATAAATATAACGACATTGTCATTGACACTGGAGGAAGGGACACCACAAGCCAAAGAGCTGCTCTAACTGTTGCAGATGTTTTACTTGTTCCTTTTGTCCCTCGATCTTTTGACGTTTGGACACTCGAAAAAGTTAGCGATTTGGTAGATGAAATCCGCTCTGTCAACTCAACTTTGAGAGCCTTTGCTTTTCTTAATCGTGCTGATTCACGAGGACAGGATAATAACGAGGCAAGAAGTGTATTACAAGAAAGTAACTCATTGCAATTTCTTGACACTCCACTTATGGCAAGAAAGGCGTTTAGTAATGCTGCCGCTCTTGGCCTTGCTGTTCCTGAGCTCCATCCTTCAGATGACAAAGCCATTGA
- a CDS encoding DegT/DnrJ/EryC1/StrS aminotransferase family protein: protein MSHISLCRALIEDEELRAVEAVLKSGWLTHGPKNTEFETLFASYLGVKHAIAMNSCTSALFLAIAANNIKGDVLLPSFTFVASANAVVTAGARPIFVDISYDDCNIDPYLLENALTPQTEALMVVHYAGQCCDMKTISEFVKKHKLVLIEDSAETIGGTYEGKMSGSWGIGCFSFFPTKNITTGEGGMFTTNDDVLAEHVRALIGHGIKKTTAERVSEGRAWYREASYPGYNFRLSNILAALGVEQMKKLDRMNALRRQHSAYLMEKLKDVSEISLPVEKPGRLHVYQMFTIKVKRIGMRDRLVRYLKEREIEASVHFDPPAHLHSAYKDMCKAKLPVTEAVSSSIVTLPMFPQLTVAELDTIAGAIKDYFSGG, encoded by the coding sequence GTGAGCCATATTTCGCTTTGCAGGGCGCTTATCGAGGATGAGGAGCTGCGGGCGGTGGAGGCTGTATTAAAAAGCGGGTGGCTCACTCATGGCCCTAAAAACACCGAATTTGAAACTCTGTTTGCTTCATACTTAGGTGTAAAACACGCCATTGCAATGAACTCCTGCACATCGGCACTGTTTTTGGCCATAGCGGCAAATAACATAAAGGGAGATGTTCTGCTTCCCTCCTTTACCTTTGTTGCCTCGGCAAATGCCGTGGTCACAGCAGGCGCAAGGCCTATTTTTGTGGATATCTCCTATGACGACTGCAACATTGACCCGTATTTGCTGGAAAATGCGCTTACTCCGCAAACAGAGGCACTAATGGTTGTACATTATGCCGGCCAGTGCTGTGATATGAAGACAATTTCGGAATTTGTCAAAAAGCATAAATTGGTTCTGATAGAGGATTCGGCAGAAACAATAGGTGGCACTTATGAGGGCAAAATGAGTGGCAGCTGGGGTATCGGCTGTTTTTCCTTTTTTCCCACAAAAAATATAACAACAGGCGAGGGTGGGATGTTTACCACAAATGATGATGTACTGGCTGAGCATGTCCGGGCTCTCATTGGACATGGGATAAAGAAAACCACTGCAGAGCGGGTCTCAGAGGGCAGGGCTTGGTACAGGGAGGCCAGCTATCCCGGGTATAATTTCAGGTTAAGCAATATTTTGGCGGCTCTTGGCGTGGAACAGATGAAAAAACTGGACAGGATGAACGCCTTAAGAAGGCAGCACAGCGCATATCTTATGGAAAAATTAAAGGACGTTTCTGAGATATCCCTTCCTGTGGAAAAACCGGGTCGTCTGCACGTGTATCAGATGTTTACTATAAAGGTGAAAAGAATAGGTATGAGGGATAGGCTTGTGCGGTATTTGAAAGAGCGGGAGATAGAAGCCTCAGTGCACTTTGACCCTCCAGCACATCTCCATAGTGCATATAAAGACATGTGTAAAGCCAAACTTCCGGTAACTGAGGCTGTCTCTTCAAGCATAGTAACCCTGCCCATGTTTCCACAGTTGACTGTTGCAGAGCTTGATACAATCGCTGGAGCGATAAAGGACTATTTTAGTGGTGGATAA
- a CDS encoding radical SAM protein produces the protein MFDSVLINVPLSSPLHPQSNIIFLKGFLKQNGYKTKVYDTNIKFINWFLSDTFRHIKDIEYMDNPVRMLALYNEIEKALYDRSAKYRGFSLDIRNVGMAYNRTVFEEVIKSVSDKEANPFIEYYKKFVSEELKPLSPKIVGIGIIFQDQIIPAFTLANIVRDVLPDTKIVLGGQIITRCYDTMTESGLLDRFWDYLVLWDGELPLADIHKTLLDKQPAEMTNVIVKNQSGAVIDRHSYGFDLDSLQRPDIEDIDYNEYLFPEMLIPLQTARGCYGTCEFCAIPFGSNAGFRQRSVEHLIEDILAIRQHTGEKYGKEALYFKFMDDTSAPATLTKLSKEIEIMGLNVQWETFVRLEKAFEDEELMAQLYRGGCRKLMWGLETTDPVILKDMNKKITPVQTTKVLNSTAKAGIMNFVFVLIGFPGETAQQRDALADYIIANQDIHVLTIATFDLTKGSRIQGNLTYPNTYGLEFSRPEGFEVRLPYTVNGGNWKEEMVKEAQRLLVKIIRERPDIGFVSLFPDQVRGILCNRHGNDWGRTFLSRFGEDNIRELLLATERYVSAFEECQEIDLSILPEPLKREHLRTKEDIKSISDAINRRKEYQSRRVNQL, from the coding sequence ATGTTTGACAGTGTTTTAATCAATGTACCTCTAAGCAGTCCGTTACATCCTCAGAGCAATATTATTTTTCTGAAAGGATTCCTAAAGCAAAACGGATACAAGACGAAAGTATATGACACCAACATCAAATTCATTAATTGGTTTTTGTCGGATACTTTTCGCCACATAAAAGACATTGAGTACATGGATAATCCTGTCCGGATGTTAGCCCTGTACAACGAAATAGAGAAGGCCCTGTACGACCGCAGCGCCAAATACAGGGGTTTTTCCTTAGATATTAGGAATGTTGGTATGGCCTACAACAGGACGGTTTTTGAGGAGGTCATCAAAAGTGTAAGCGACAAAGAGGCCAACCCTTTCATTGAGTACTATAAGAAGTTTGTTTCTGAGGAATTAAAACCGCTATCTCCTAAAATTGTTGGTATAGGTATAATTTTTCAGGATCAGATAATACCGGCCTTTACGCTGGCAAACATAGTGAGAGATGTGCTTCCAGATACAAAAATAGTCCTTGGCGGGCAAATAATAACGCGCTGTTATGACACTATGACAGAAAGTGGCCTGCTTGACAGATTTTGGGACTATCTGGTTTTGTGGGACGGGGAATTGCCGCTGGCAGACATTCATAAAACTCTCCTTGATAAGCAACCTGCAGAAATGACCAACGTTATAGTAAAGAACCAATCAGGGGCGGTTATAGACAGACACTCATATGGTTTTGATCTGGATAGCCTTCAAAGGCCTGATATTGAGGACATAGATTATAATGAGTACCTGTTTCCGGAGATGTTGATCCCACTTCAAACGGCAAGAGGGTGTTATGGCACGTGTGAGTTTTGTGCGATTCCTTTTGGTTCCAACGCGGGGTTCAGGCAGCGGTCAGTGGAGCATTTGATTGAGGACATTTTGGCTATCCGGCAGCATACGGGCGAAAAATACGGAAAAGAGGCATTGTATTTTAAGTTTATGGATGACACCTCGGCCCCTGCTACTTTGACAAAATTATCAAAAGAAATAGAGATCATGGGACTCAACGTGCAGTGGGAAACCTTTGTGCGCCTCGAAAAAGCGTTTGAAGACGAGGAACTAATGGCTCAACTGTACCGTGGGGGTTGCAGAAAACTTATGTGGGGACTTGAGACCACAGACCCTGTGATTCTTAAAGATATGAATAAGAAGATAACCCCTGTTCAGACAACAAAAGTTCTTAACTCCACGGCAAAGGCCGGAATAATGAACTTTGTTTTCGTACTGATAGGCTTCCCTGGTGAGACAGCGCAGCAAAGGGACGCTCTTGCGGATTATATTATAGCAAATCAGGATATTCACGTCCTAACCATTGCCACTTTTGACTTGACAAAGGGCTCGAGAATTCAAGGTAATCTGACATATCCTAACACCTATGGCCTGGAGTTCAGCAGACCGGAGGGTTTTGAGGTTCGGCTGCCTTATACGGTAAACGGCGGCAACTGGAAAGAGGAAATGGTCAAAGAGGCCCAGCGGTTGCTGGTAAAAATAATAAGAGAGCGGCCAGATATAGGTTTTGTAAGCCTGTTTCCCGACCAGGTGCGCGGCATTCTGTGCAACAGACACGGAAACGACTGGGGGCGGACGTTTCTTTCTAGGTTTGGAGAGGACAACATCAGAGAATTGCTGCTTGCAACAGAGCGGTATGTGAGTGCATTTGAAGAGTGTCAGGAGATAGACCTGTCAATTTTGCCAGAGCCTCTGAAACGTGAACATTTGAGGACAAAAGAGGACATTAAGTCTATCTCCGATGCTATAAACAGGAGAAAGGAGTACCAGAGCAGGAGAGTTAACCAGCTTTGA
- a CDS encoding glycosyltransferase family 2 protein produces MNKVVVFIPAYNEEETIAFAIDKVCELYPESVTAEKNYFVEILVVNDGSVDKTEEIAESKGVRVVSHPTNMGLGAATRIAMMTAYEMGADVAVKLDADLQHDPADIEKVVMPILFGKADICWGSRFAGKIHYKMPIIRRLGNMFFTWLMNQLTPYGISDAQTGLMAYGKRYLAVFELFGSYNPPQQLLIDASNKFMKYAEVPVVFYERKTGRSFVSLRYPFYVFINILRIMIYGSPLKLFTAIGSVMVIFSIIYFIASTIFEKYLMNFPILLVNNLSLATLIVGLQCFFFGILADLLIKRRR; encoded by the coding sequence TTGAATAAGGTTGTTGTTTTTATTCCTGCTTATAACGAGGAGGAAACGATAGCCTTTGCCATAGATAAAGTATGTGAGCTGTATCCTGAAAGTGTAACTGCAGAGAAAAATTATTTTGTTGAAATATTGGTTGTAAACGATGGCTCTGTTGACAAAACAGAGGAAATAGCAGAATCAAAAGGAGTAAGGGTGGTTTCCCATCCCACAAATATGGGACTTGGTGCGGCAACTCGAATAGCTATGATGACAGCTTATGAGATGGGGGCTGATGTTGCAGTTAAACTCGACGCAGATCTGCAGCACGACCCTGCTGATATAGAGAAAGTAGTTATGCCCATCCTGTTTGGTAAGGCCGATATATGCTGGGGATCGAGATTTGCCGGCAAAATTCACTATAAGATGCCGATAATCAGACGGTTAGGAAACATGTTTTTTACATGGCTTATGAATCAGCTGACTCCTTATGGTATTTCGGATGCACAGACTGGGCTTATGGCTTACGGCAAACGTTATTTGGCAGTGTTTGAGCTCTTTGGAAGCTACAACCCGCCTCAGCAGCTACTGATAGATGCTAGCAATAAGTTTATGAAGTATGCGGAGGTTCCGGTTGTGTTTTATGAAAGGAAAACTGGCAGATCGTTTGTCAGTTTAAGATACCCTTTTTATGTGTTTATAAATATTTTGCGCATTATGATTTACGGTAGTCCACTGAAGTTGTTTACAGCCATTGGTTCTGTTATGGTTATTTTTTCTATTATATATTTTATAGCAAGTACTATTTTTGAAAAATACTTAATGAATTTTCCAATTCTTTTAGTAAACAACCTTTCCCTTGCAACCTTAATTGTCGGTTTACAGTGTTTCTTTTTTGGCATACTGGCCGATCTCTTAATTAAAAGACGAAGGTGA
- a CDS encoding NAD(P)/FAD-dependent oxidoreductase: MDSVKITIIGSGVIGLSIAAELSKYHADILLVERHGKQGQETSSRSSEVIHSGIYYKNNSLKAKLCVEGAALLYEYCEKNSVAHLKTGKLIVAVTKEEREDLESLFKHGTDENGVKNLRLIDAAEAAKIDPCIKAAAAIHSPDTGIVDSHSLMSRLSTEAAAKGVVFSFNTEINFIEKKTPGGYILGVKDSDYRFFSHIVINASGLSSDRVASMAGIDVDEAGYRLSYCKGSYFTYSGTPPPCRMLVYPLPERQLKGLGIHATVDMAGRLRFGPDTEDVDEIDYRVDAGKGQMFFESASKYIKNLKRDALAADMAGVRPKLKGGDFIITHEHLRGLEGFINLIGIESPGLTACISIARMVSAMVRDV; the protein is encoded by the coding sequence ATGGACAGCGTTAAGATAACAATAATAGGCAGCGGGGTCATAGGGTTGTCTATTGCTGCGGAGTTGTCTAAATACCACGCAGATATCTTGCTTGTGGAAAGGCACGGAAAGCAGGGGCAGGAGACAAGCAGCCGTAGCAGCGAGGTTATCCATAGTGGCATATACTACAAAAATAACTCTCTTAAGGCTAAACTCTGTGTTGAAGGGGCTGCGCTTTTGTATGAGTACTGTGAAAAAAACTCCGTGGCTCACTTAAAGACAGGGAAACTGATAGTGGCAGTAACTAAAGAGGAACGAGAGGACTTAGAGTCGCTGTTTAAACACGGTACAGATGAAAACGGTGTTAAAAACCTTCGGCTTATTGATGCAGCAGAAGCCGCTAAAATTGATCCATGCATTAAGGCTGCCGCCGCCATACATTCCCCCGACACCGGCATTGTTGATTCCCACTCTCTGATGAGTCGTCTAAGCACTGAGGCTGCCGCAAAAGGTGTTGTTTTTTCATTTAATACGGAAATCAATTTTATTGAAAAAAAAACTCCCGGCGGCTACATCTTAGGTGTAAAGGACAGCGATTATAGGTTTTTCTCGCACATTGTGATAAATGCCTCAGGGCTAAGTTCAGATCGTGTGGCCTCCATGGCCGGCATTGACGTAGATGAGGCAGGGTACAGATTAAGTTATTGTAAAGGCTCGTATTTTACATACTCTGGAACCCCCCCGCCGTGTAGAATGCTGGTATATCCGCTGCCTGAAAGACAGCTTAAGGGATTGGGAATTCATGCAACGGTGGATATGGCTGGCAGACTGCGCTTTGGTCCCGACACCGAGGATGTTGATGAAATTGACTACAGGGTGGATGCAGGAAAGGGACAGATGTTTTTTGAAAGCGCAAGCAAATACATTAAAAACCTTAAGCGAGATGCTCTTGCTGCCGATATGGCAGGAGTTCGCCCTAAACTAAAGGGCGGAGATTTTATTATTACCCACGAACATCTGCGTGGACTTGAGGGTTTTATAAATTTGATAGGAATAGAGTCCCCGGGTCTTACCGCCTGTATCTCCATTGCCCGCATGGTAAGCGCCATGGTGAGGGACGTATAA
- a CDS encoding methionyl-tRNA formyltransferase has protein sequence MNIAYFGNGLRGVKCLLSLCEAGFKPAAVVVEPNKMGNDSVFSTAQQLGISTYVPQNVNSIEFISDMRSLSLDLMILSGYTKILKKDILAIPTRGTINLHGGKLPEYRGGSPINWQVINGELSGGCAVLYVDEGIDTGDIIEQRLYPIAPDETAGEIINKTLDIFQEILVNAVTQIASNTVRALKQDPQEGTYYCKRYPDDGRILWDRMSASDVHNLVRGLNGKGLPGAFTFLNGTKIVLWKTVLLERKIVSVPGNITLKHSNGVVVMCKDRCILITEIKKDGFDDVLKTSEMPFSFFARKTFDS, from the coding sequence ATGAATATTGCGTATTTCGGTAATGGCCTGCGTGGTGTTAAGTGCTTGTTGAGCCTGTGTGAGGCCGGTTTTAAGCCCGCAGCCGTGGTGGTTGAACCAAATAAAATGGGAAATGACTCCGTCTTTAGCACAGCTCAACAGTTGGGCATATCCACCTACGTACCACAGAACGTAAATAGTATAGAATTTATAAGCGATATGAGGTCATTGTCCTTAGATCTAATGATACTTTCCGGATACACAAAAATCCTCAAAAAAGATATCCTGGCAATTCCAACACGCGGGACAATAAACCTTCACGGTGGAAAGCTGCCGGAGTACCGCGGCGGTTCCCCAATAAACTGGCAAGTGATAAACGGTGAACTCTCAGGCGGTTGTGCCGTACTCTATGTTGATGAAGGAATAGACACGGGGGATATAATCGAGCAAAGACTGTATCCAATAGCTCCTGATGAAACAGCTGGAGAGATAATAAACAAAACGCTGGATATATTCCAGGAAATCCTCGTTAATGCCGTAACACAGATTGCCTCCAACACGGTTAGAGCACTAAAACAAGACCCGCAAGAGGGTACATACTACTGTAAACGCTACCCTGATGACGGCAGAATACTCTGGGACAGAATGAGCGCCTCAGATGTTCACAACCTTGTAAGGGGACTTAATGGAAAGGGCTTACCGGGAGCATTTACTTTCCTTAACGGCACAAAAATAGTCCTCTGGAAAACTGTATTATTGGAAAGAAAGATAGTCAGCGTCCCAGGAAACATCACGTTAAAACACTCAAACGGAGTTGTTGTTATGTGTAAAGACAGGTGTATCCTTATTACCGAAATAAAAAAAGACGGCTTTGACGATGTATTAAAAACATCTGAAATGCCTTTCAGTTTCTTTGCAAGGAAAACCTTTGACTCATAA